TCTGCTCCTTTTTCCTCGTGATACTCTAGCATTTTGGAATAATCCATTTTATATATATGGTCACCGGAAAGGACAATCACATAATCAGGATCATATTGATCAATATAATTCAGGTTTTGATATACAGCGCTGGCTGTTCCTGTGTACCATCTCATTTCTTTGGATGCAGAATATGGCGGAAGAACCGTCACTCCTCCATCTCTCAAATCTAGATCCCATGCGCTGCCATTCGATAAGTAAGAGTTAAGTAATAATGGCTGATATTGGGTCAATACTCCAACAGTATCAATGCCAGAATTGGTGCAATTACTTAATGTGAAATCTATGATTCTATATTTCCCGCCAAAAGGTACTGCTGGTTTTGCAACATCAGCGGTCAAAGCCTCAAGCCTTGTTCCTTGTCCCCCTGCGAGCAGCATTGCCATAATTTTTTTCTTTGCCATTTTGAATTAACTCCTTCCGTTTTTTGATTGGGCGAAGCACTGTGATACCAAATGGAGGTATCTTTACAACGACATGATATGGTTTTCCGTGGAAACCTTCATCCTGTGCCGGTATGGCTTTTTTATTCACATGATTGCTTCCGCCATATTTCACATCATCACTATTTAGTATTTCTTTATATTCATGCTTATCCGGAACGCCGACTTTGTAGTGATCATATGCGACATTTTTGAAATTACAGATAATAATTAATGGATTGCCGCCCTTATCTCTGCGAACAAAGGAAAAAATCGATTGATCTGTGTTGTTGACATCAATCCAATCAAATCCTTCTGGATAGTCATCAAGTTCGTATAAAGGCTTGGAGCGCTTGTAGAGTTTGAGTAGATCCTTAAAGAATTCATTCAATTTCCGATGGGTATCATAACCAAGCAGGTTCCAGTCAAGCTGTTCTTTATCTTTCCATTCAGAAAACATGCCTAGCTCTCCGCCCATAAACAATAACTTTTTCCCGGGATGTGCTGTCATATATCCTGCTAACAATTTGAGTTGCGAGAATTTCTCTTCATAACTTCCTGGCATTTTGTCCAATAGGGATTTCTTACCATGAACTACTTCATCATGTGACAAAGGCAGAATAAAGCGTTCGGAGTATGCATACATCAAGGAGAATGTTACTTTATGATGGAGATTCGAGCGGAAATGCTGATCGGCTTCCATGTATTCCAAAATATCGTTCATCCAACCCATATTCCACTTATAGGTAAATCCTAAACCTCCTTCAGCAACCGGCTTAGTTACCCCAGGCCAATCCGTTGAATCTTCCGCCATCATAAGCAAAGAAGGGTCATGTTCTTTCAGTACACGGTTTAATGTTTTCATAAACGAAATCGCATACGAATTAATGTCTCTATCAAATGTATTCGGCCAATAAATCATATTGGCTACCGCATCAACTCTGAACCCGTCCACATGGAAATAATCCATCCAGTAGCGGGCATTAGAGATGAGGAAGCTGTGTACTTCCGGTCTTCCTAAATCGAAATTAGCAGTTCCCCAGACTGGATTCTCCCGAAACCTGTGGTCTTGATATTCATAAACAGGAGCACCGTCAAACATATACAGCCCATGAGCATCCTTGCAATAATGCCCAGGCACCCAATCCAGCAAAACCCCAATGTTGTTTTGATGACATTGGTCAATGAAATACCTTAAGTCATCCGGATTTCCATAACGGCTTGTTGGGGAATAATAGCCAGTCCCTTGATATCCCCAAGAACCGTCGAACGGATGCTCAGTTAGCGGCATCAATTCAATATGGGTATAGCCCTGGTCAAGGACATAAGGAATCAGCTCAGATGCAAGCTCTCGATATGTATAAAAATAATCAACCTTACATTCGTCGCTAGGAACGAAACCATCTTCATCCTTTATTTTTTTCTTCCACGAACCCGCGTGCATTTCATAAATATAGAGCGGTTCCTCCGGATTATTCTTTTTGGACTTCTTCTTACACCATGACTGGTCGCCCCATTTGTATCCTGTGTCATACGGAAAGACAATTGAGGCCGTATTTGGCCTGA
The Pradoshia eiseniae DNA segment above includes these coding regions:
- the glgB gene encoding 1,4-alpha-glucan branching protein GlgB; the encoded protein is MPHNAPTDYQIHLFHEGSLYDAYKLFGAHLIEKNNKVFTRFTVFAPNARSIRVVGSFNKWNGKGYEMLKVSEQGIWSVLIEANLSNEIYKYEIEAMSGEILLKSDPYAFYSEIRPNTASIVFPYDTGYKWGDQSWCKKKSKKNNPEEPLYIYEMHAGSWKKKIKDEDGFVPSDECKVDYFYTYRELASELIPYVLDQGYTHIELMPLTEHPFDGSWGYQGTGYYSPTSRYGNPDDLRYFIDQCHQNNIGVLLDWVPGHYCKDAHGLYMFDGAPVYEYQDHRFRENPVWGTANFDLGRPEVHSFLISNARYWMDYFHVDGFRVDAVANMIYWPNTFDRDINSYAISFMKTLNRVLKEHDPSLLMMAEDSTDWPGVTKPVAEGGLGFTYKWNMGWMNDILEYMEADQHFRSNLHHKVTFSLMYAYSERFILPLSHDEVVHGKKSLLDKMPGSYEEKFSQLKLLAGYMTAHPGKKLLFMGGELGMFSEWKDKEQLDWNLLGYDTHRKLNEFFKDLLKLYKRSKPLYELDDYPEGFDWIDVNNTDQSIFSFVRRDKGGNPLIIICNFKNVAYDHYKVGVPDKHEYKEILNSDDVKYGGSNHVNKKAIPAQDEGFHGKPYHVVVKIPPFGITVLRPIKKRKELIQNGKEKNYGNAARRGTRNKA